The following proteins are encoded in a genomic region of Peromyscus eremicus chromosome 14, PerEre_H2_v1, whole genome shotgun sequence:
- the Mlh3 gene encoding DNA mismatch repair protein Mlh3 isoform X1 encodes MVVISSQRRKPVSGILSTCLPAMIKCLSDEVQAKLRSGLAIISLGQCVEELILNSIDAEAKCVAIRVNMETFQVQVIDNGFGMAGDDVEKVGNRYFTSKCNSVQDLENPKFYGFRGEALASIADMASAVEILSKKNTTMKTFVKMFQNGKALNACEADLTRPSVGTTVTVYNLFSQLPVRRKSMDPRLEFEKVRQRVEALSLMHPSISFSLRNDVSGAMVLQLPKTKDVCSRFCQIYGLGKSQKLREVHFKYKEFEFSGYISSEAHYNKNMQFLFVNRRLVLRTKLHKLIDFLLRKESVICRPKNGSASRPMNSSPRRRSGPELHGIYVINVQSQFCEYDVCLEPAKTLIEFQNWDTLLVCIQEGVKRFLKQEKLFVELSGEDIKEFNEENDFSLFGATLQTHASTREKCDQSSFQEACNNILDSYEMFNLQSKAVERRATIENTNTQSSGDSEASREKTTDSLCSCEAGGLGRGKMIESSSAHSTDSAHLESRVLEEEVVEESRSGENEKHQKSFLEHKTSESPCGTSPKMFSSPIWTHCIFEESEADLEIQKTSTAVNVMAADIPQNSGIQNLLEKHRDATEVGYQPLPFETAVFRVQGTQRKKEKRKQEPSRHGRVNVFSHGQVKLCSTGFITHVVQNEYTKSTETEHSFKNYVRPGPVSAQETFRNRAYHALEIPDTDLTSTLSKESAQLPHKKFCRTNTGYGTEKNPVAADESLTLFQEGGAGSHTDCFLPATSSFPWGRSASDSSKRTDKIMRSSRHMVRRKLTLHSQVGSLEKFKRQYGRVNSSLDTEGESNTEVRTHCDPRGEPDILLENKRHVDVSGGGKITTGEHSDSYNTCQPVSHILYSEKCPFSKEDCLEQMPHLRESPITLAELSHCNRKPSNVEKPMGSLASKLSRLKGSEKEMQTGHISELPDSSRGTSKLDLHFCELFKNKHEKIESGMLLIPDSATQANSILSAIHSNNVMDDTEKPETPLLLSCDDSKISKDSDVLIKSSEQHIGNPDCPSRVIMSQVEDTTASQDGICSQNDESEARSRSENEDSDTHSMGWHQHFDGTLGRMVYINRTTGLSTFIAPTADVQTACTKDLTTVAVDVLLGNGVQYRCHPFRSDLILPFLPRAEEERPTPRQSGRDAVEAAVVSDSLQSLFSEWSNPVFARYPEVAVDVSSGQAESLAVKIHNVLYPYRFTKEMIHSMQVLQQVDNKFIACLMSTKMEENGAGGNLLVLVDQHAAHERVRLEQLITDSYEKQPPHSSGRKKLLSSTIVPPLAITASEEQRRLLRSYHKHLEDLGLELIFPDASESLILVGKVPLCFVEREASELRRGRCTVTKSIVEEFIREQVELLQTTGGIQRTLPLTVQKVLASQACHGAVKFNDSLSLEESYRLIKALSLCQLPFQCAHGRPSMLPLADLDHLEQEKQVKPNIAKLRRMARAWHLFGKAEGCDTRQSLQQSIPP; translated from the exons atg GTGGTTATTTCCAGTCAGAGAAGGAAGCCAGTGTCTGGGATTCTCTCCACATGTCTACCTGCCATGATCAAGTGTTTGTCAGATGAAGTACAAGCTAAATTGCGTTCCGGTTTGGCCATAATCTCCTTAGGCCAGTGTGTTGAGGAACTTATCCTCAACAGTATTGACGCTGAAGCAAAATGTGTGGCCATCAGAGTGAATATGGAAACTTTCCAGGTTCAAGTGATAGACAATGGATTTGGGATGGCAGGGGATGATGTAGAGAAGGTGGGAAACCGGTATTTTACCAGTAAATGCAACTCAGTACAGGATTTGGAGAACCCAAAGTTTTATGGTTTCCGAGGAGAGGCCTTGGCAAGTATAGCTGACATGGCTAGTGCTGTGGAAATTTTATCCAAGAAAAATACAACTATGAAAACCTTTGTGAAAATGTTTCAGAATGGGAAAGCCCTAAATGCTTGTGAAGCTGATTTGACTAGACCGAGTGTGGGGACAACAGTAACAGTGTATAACCTGTTTTCCCAGCTCCCCGTGAGGAGGAAAAGCATGGATCCTAGGCTAGAGTTTGAGAAGGTTAGGCAGAGGGTGGAAGCCCTGTCCCTCATGCATCCTTCCATCTCGTTCTCTTTGAGGAATGATGTTTCTGGTGCCATGGTTCTCCAGCTCCCCAAAACCAAAGACGTGTGTTCTCGATTTTGTCAAATTTATGGACTAGGCAAGTCCCAAAAGTTAAGAgaagtacattttaaatataaggaGTTTGAGTTTAGTGGCTACATTAGCTCTGAAGCACACTACAATAAGAATATGCAGTTTTTGTTTGTGAACAGAAGACTGGTTTTGAGGACAAAGTTGCATAAACTCATtgactttttattaagaaaagaaagtgtCATATGTAGGCCGAAGAACGGCTCCGCCAGTAGGCCGATGAATTCAAGTCCACGGCGTCGTTCTGGCCCAGAACTCCATGGGATATATGTGATCAACGTGCAGAGCCAGTTCTGTGAATATGACGTGTGCCTGGAGCCAGCCAAAACTCTGATTGAGTTTCAGAACTGGGATACCCTGTTGGTTTGTATTCAGGAAGGCGTGAAACggtttttaaagcaagaaaaACTATTTGTAGAATTATCAGGTGAAGATATTAAGGAATTTAATGAAGAGAATGATTTCAGTTTGTTTGGTGCTACTCTTCAAACACATGCATCCACTCGTGAGAAGTGTGACCAGAGCAGTTTCCAGGAAGCGTGTAATAATATTTTGGATTCCTATGAAATGTTTAATTTGCAGTCGAAAGCTGTGGAACGAAGAGCTACCAtagaaaatacaaacacacagagtTCTGGGGATTCAGAAGCTAGCAGAGAAAAGACAACCGACTCACTGTGCAGCTGTGAAGCAGGTGGCCTGGGCCGTGGTAAAATGATAGAGTCATCGTCGGCACACAGCACAGACAGCGCTCACTTAGAATCAAGGGTGTTGGAAGAAGAGGTCGTGGAAGAATCACGATCCGGAGAAAACGAGAAACATCAGAAATCTTTCTTGGAACATAAGACTTCAGAAAGTCCATGTGGAACTAGCCCAAAAATGTTTTCAAGCCCTATTTGGACACATTGTATCTTTGAGGAGAGTGAGGCAGATctagaaatacagaaaacaagTACTGCTGTTAATGTCATGGCTGCCGACATTCCCCAGAATAGTGGGATTCAGAATCTACTAGAAAAACATAGAGATGCTACTGAAGTGGggtaccagcctctgccttttgagacaGCAGTATTTAGAGtacagggtacacagagaaagaaggaaaaaagaaaacaagagcctAGTAGGCATGGAAGAGTAAATGTTTTTAGTCATGGACAAGTTAAATTATGCTCCACCGGCTTTATCACTCATGTGGTACAAAATGAGTACACCAAGTCAACTGAAACagaacattcatttaaaaattatgttcgCCCCGGCCCTGTTAGTGCCCAGGAAACATTTAGAAATAGAGCATACCACGCACTTGAGATTCCAGACACGGATTTAACAAGCACTTTAAGTAAAGAATCTGCTCAGCTGCCCCACAAAAAGTTCTGCAGGACAAATACAGGTTATGGGACAGAGAAGAACCCAGTAGCGGCGGATGAGAGCTTGACTCTTTTTCAGGAAGGTGGTGCAGGATCACACACGGATTGTTTTCTGCCTGCTACATCCTCCTTCCCGTGGGGTAGATCTGCTTCAGACAGTAGTAAGAGAACAGATAAGATTATGCGTTCCTCCAGACACATGGTCCGTAGGAAGCTAACCCTGCATTCACAAGTAGGATCTTTAGAGAAGTTTAAGAGGCAGTATGGGAGGGTTAACAGTTCTCTAGATACAGAAGGGGAAAGTAATACCGAAGTCAGGACCCACTGCGATCCTCGGGGCGAACCTGACATTCTGCTGGAAAACAAGCGTCACGTAGATGTGTCTGGTGGTGGTAAGATCACTACTGGGGAGCACAGTGATTCTTACAATACTTGTCAACCAGTAAGTCACATCCTGTACTCAGAGAAATGTCCATTTTCCAAAGAagattgcttagaacagatgcctCATTTGAGAGAAAGTCCTATCACTCTGGCAGAATTGTCTCACTGTAACAGAAAACCTTCCAATGTTGAGAAGCCCATGGGATCACTGGCTTCTAAATTATCCAGACTGAAAGGTTCTGAAAAAGAGATGCAAACAGGCCACATTAGTGAACTTCCAGACAGTAGCCGGGGCACTAGTAAGTTAGACTTACATTTTtgtgaattatttaaaaataaacatgaaaaaatagaGAGTGGCATGCTTCTAATACCAGACTCTGCCACACAGGCTAATTCCATCCTTAGTGCAATACATTCTAACAATGTAAtggatgacacagagaaaccagaaACTCCTTTGCTGTTATCCTGTGATGATTCTAAAATCAGTAAAGATTCAGACGTTCTCATCAAATCTTCAGAGCAACATATAGGAAATCCTGATTGTCCCAGTAGAGTGATCATGAGTCAGGTCGAAGATACCACTGCCAGCCAAGATGGAATTTGTTCCCAGAATGACGAATCTGAAGCAAGATCTCGTTCCGAAAATGAAGACTCAGATACACACTCTATGGGCTGGCACCAGCACTTTGATGGAACCCTGGGAAGAATGGTTTACATCAACAGAACTACAGGACTCAGCACGTTCATTGCTCCTACTGCAGACGTTCAGACTGCTTGTACTAAAGACCTGACAACTGTGGCTGTGGATGTCCTACTTGGGAATG ggGTTCAGTACAGGTGCCATCCTTTTAGAAGTGATcttattcttcctttccttccaagAGCTGAGGAAGAGAGGCCTACGCCGAGGCAGAGCGGCAGAG ATGCTGTGGAAGCTGCTGTTGTCAGTGACTCACTTCAGTCCTTGTTTTCAGAATGGAGCAATCCAGTATTTGCCCGGTACCCAGAG GTTGCTGTTGATGTCAGCAGTGGCCAGGCAGAGAGCTTAGCAGTTAAAATTCACAATGTACTATATCCCTATCGCTTCACCAAAGAAATGATTCATTCAATGCAG GTTCTCCAGCAAGTGGATAACAAGTTTATCGCCTGTTTAATGAGCACGAAAATGGAAGAGAATGGCGCAG GTGGAAACCTTCTAGTCTTGGTGGATCAGCACGCTGCCCATGAGCGAGTTCGTTTGGAGCAGCTTATTACTG ACTCCTACGAGAAGCAGCCTCCACACAGCTCTGGTCGGAAAAAACTCCTGTCTTCCACGATAGTTCCTCCACTGGCCATCACGGCATCAGAGGAGCAGAGACGACTCTTACG GTCTTACCACAAACATCTAGAAGATCTGGGACTTGAATTGATCTTCCCAGATGCTAGTGAGTCTTTGATCCTTGTGGGAAAAGTGCCACTCTGCTTCGTGGAAAGAGAAGCCAGTGAACTTCGGAGAGGAAGATGTACCGTGACTAAGAGTATCGTGGAG